Part of the Aurantiacibacter aquimixticola genome, GCGCCCCACGACCGCGAAGGCGCGAGAAAACCGTATTCAAGCGATCGGACAGCGTATCGAACATGCGCGTCTCAACTCCTAATCTGACATCCCGCCGCCCGATATGGGTGGACAAACGCCAAATGCCAAAAACGCCGGCGGACGAAACCTCGTCGGCCAGCGTGAGCCCGAAGGCCCGCTTAATCGGTGCCGCAAACGTCGCGGCGATTTAGACAAAGTGCCATTTCGTCGGATTTCGGTTCTGGCCGGAAGCGAAAATGGTGGTTGGCGAGAACCGGCGCGCAGCGGCCATCGAGGCCGTGAGCACCGGAAGCGCAGCAAACCGCCATTTGCAGCCCGGTCAGGGCCGAAAGACGATGAAATGGTGGAGCCTAGCGGGATCGAACCGCTGACCTCAACACTGCCAGTGTTGCGCTCTCCCAGCTGAGCTAAGGCCCCGTAACCATCAGTATACGCACCCCGAGGAGCGCGGAGGCAGCCCTTTAGAAAGGTGCCGCCGTTTATTCAAGTAACAAATTCCGCGCTCTGTGGCGAGGATCGTTCGTTTCATGCAGCCGCCTCCGCGGCTGCGTCCTCCCGGCTTTTCCCTTCGCTGCGCTGCGGGGCCGGCCCGGGCGGGCGTTCGCCCTTGCCGCCTGACGGCGGAGCTCCGCGACACGTTAGCTGGCGAGTGCACGTTTCGGGCGTGACCAGCGCCCGACAGAGCGCGAACGCGCGACCGCAGGTGCCGCGTAGGCGAAGCCGGAGCGAATAGCACCGAGGAGGTGAGCGCGGATGCGCTCACCCAAACCTAGGAGTCATCTTCTTCCTTGCCCTTTTCGGCGGTGTCGACGCCAAGGTCGTCATCCCCGCCGAGGTCGACGTCGTTATCCGGGGAATCGTCGTCCTCGTCGATATCCTCCAGATCGTCATCGGCGAGATCGGAATCGGCTTCCTTCTTCTCGTCCTTCTTCTCTTCCTCAAACGGAATGGGCTGCTTGGACTTGAGCACCGGCTCTGGCGTCCATTCATTGCCGCATTCGATGCAGGTGACCGGGTCTTCCTTGCCCAGATCGTAGAAGCGTTCACCGCATTTGGGGCAGGTGCGTTTGGTGCCCCATTCAGCCTTGGCCATTGGTCGTGTCCTTGATTCGGAAATTCCGTGAGCGATCCCGGTGCGGAATCGCGAGCGGGCGCGCCTTGCCATAGGGCTATCGCACTGTCAAAGCACCGCGCCGACGACCCGCAAGATAGGCAACCGCTTGAGCCATTCCAACCCGCCCTCCCCGCGCCGCTTCACCAGCGCCGGCCCGCTGACCGGTCGCATCGCGGTTCCGGGCGACAAATCGGTCAGCCATCGATCGCTGATGCTGGGCGCGCTGGCGGTGGGCGAGACGCGCGTCACCGGCCTGCTGGAAGGCGAGGACGTGCTCGCCACCGCCACAGCAATGCGCGCAATGGGAGCGACCATCACGCGCGACGATGACGGCACCTGGAGCATCCATGGCGTCGGCGTCGGCTCGCTCCTGCAACCGGAGCAGGCGCTCGACATGGGCAATAGCGGGACGAGCACGCGGCTGCTGATGGGCCTCGTCGCCAGCCATCCGATCCGTGCCGTGTTCACCGGCGATGCCAGCCTCTCCAAACGCCCGATGGAACGGGTGATCGAACCGCTCAGCCAGATGGGCGCGAATTTCGAGGCATCTCCCGGCGGCACGCTGCCGCTGATGCTGCGCGGAATTTCGCCCGCCGTCCCGCTGACCTATCGCCTGCCCGTCGCCAGCGCGCAGGTTAAGAGCGCGATACTGCTGGCCGGCCTCAACACCGCGGGCATCACTACAGTGATCGAGCCGGTGCCCACGCGCGACCATTCCGAGCGCATGTTGCGCGGCTTCGGCGCGAAGCTGGAGGTGGGCGAGGAGAATGGCGAGCGCGTGATCGCGCTCCACGGCGAGGCGGATCTGCAACCGCAGGCGATCGCCGTTCCGGGAGACCCCTCCTCCGCCGCTTTCTTCGCCGTCGCCGCGCTGCTGGTGCCGGGCAGCGATCTCTTGATCGAGAATGTCGGCCTCAATCCCACCCGCGCCGCACTGTTCGACGTGCTGCGCGACATGGGCGGCCGGATCGATGAACTGGACCGGCGCGAAGTCGGCGGAGAGCCGGTCGCGGACTTGCGCGTGCGCCATTCGCCCTTGACGGGCGTGGAGGTCGACCCTGCCGTCGCACCTGCCATGATCGACGAATTCCCGATCCTGTTCGTTGCCGCCGCATTGGCGCAGGGCAAGACCACCACGCGCGATCTGGAAGAGCTGCGCGTGAAGGAAAGCGACCGTCTTGCCGCCATGGCTGCCGCGCTCACGCTGGCGGGCGCTCGGGTGGAGGAATATGGCGATGGTCTGGTAATAGAAGGCACGGGCGGCGACCCGCTTCCCGGCACGGCGGATGCCACCGCCATCGCCACCCATCTCGATCACCGCATCGCCATGAGCATGGCCGTCGCCGGCCTCGCCAGTCGGAACGGCGTGGAAGTGGACGATGTGTCGCCCATCGCGACAAGTTTTCCGACCTTCGAGAGGTTGCTGGCAGAAGCAGGCGCATGACCGAGCAAATCGACATCTACAGCCTCATCGGCTTCGTCGGCACGGCCTGCATCATCGGGGCGTATTTCTATCTCACAGCGGTCGAGAAACCCAACCCGCTCATCCTGCATGGCACCAACCTGACAGGCGCGGCACTCTTGACGATTTCGCTGCTGGTCCACACCAACTGGCCCAGCCTCGTGCTCGAGGGCTTCTGGGCGGCAATTGCGATCTGGGGGCTGGCGAAATGGTGGCGCGGGCGCAATCGCATTCGGGAAGGGGCGCGAAAAGCATGATCATCACCGTCGACGGGCCCACTGCTTCGGGCAAGGGCACCATTGCAAAGGCGCTCGCTGCACGTTTCGGCCTGCCGCATCTCGATACCGGGCTGCTCTACCGCGCGGTGGGCTGGCAGGTCATGCGCAATGATGGCGATCCCGACAATGCCGACGATGCGCTTGCCGCCTGCGACTTTCCCGACGAGCTGCTGACAGAGCCCGAATTGCGATCCGAAGCGACTGGCGGCCTCGCGAGCCAGGTCTCCATCCATCCCGCCGTGCGCGAAGCGCTATTCACCCGCCAGCGCGCCTTTGCCACGCAGGCCGGCGGCGCGGTGCTGGACGGGCGGGATATCGGCACGGTGATCGCACCCGATGCGGATGTGAAACTCTACGTCACCGCCAGTGTCGAAGCGCGGGCGGAGCGGCGCTTTGCCGAAATGCGCGATGCCGGGCGCGAAGTGACTCTGCACGATATGATCGCGGACTTGACCGCGCGCGATGAGCGGGACACGAACCGCAAGGACGCGCCGCTCACCGTGGCCCCTGACGCTATGCTGATCGACACCACATCTCTCGGCAAGGACGCAGCGATTGCGGCGGCCGTCGACGCGGTGAAAGCCGCGCTTAGCTAGCTTCCCGCGCTTTCACCTCACGGCGCAGACCCGGCGCCAATCCCAGCGCGAAAAGGCCCTCCGCCACCATGAAGAGCGGGCCGACGAGAAAGCTGCGCAGATCGTCGAGGAAAGCCGGCTTTCGGCCTTCATAGTGGTGGCCGACGAACTGAAACAGCCACCCGACCACGAAAAGCGCCACTCCGCCGCCGAGCCACGCCAGAGTGGACACCTCCGCGATCTGGCGGCCGACAGCATAAAAGATGGCAAGCAATACCGTCATCAACAGGCCCATCTTGAAATCGAGCTGCAGATACCAGAACGCCGCCAACGCGCTGACGATCAAGGCAGGTGTTGCCTCGATACCCAGCAGTGGCATCGCGAAAGCCGGTCGTGCCATCAGCACTTCGAGGGCAAGCACGATCATCGGAACACCGGCCGCGTGTGTGAGCACATTGCGGTGATCGCGGTGATACTCGCCATAATCGGCCAACGTCCTGGCGATGTCGCTCATGCACTCTCTCCTCTTCGCGCTGTCCTACATCAATGGCGGCGATGCAGGAAGATCGCCATGAAATCCAAGCTCGCAAACATCCCGCCTCTCGATCGATTTCGCGACGCTTCCACATTCCCGCCGTTTTTGTCTCCAGGACACTGTCACACTTGTCACACCCCCGGTCGGCCGCCGCCTTCGCCTCGCCCCAATTCGCTTGCCTTTGGCGCCGCTTTCGCATAGGCGCGCGCCGTTCTCGAAATCGATAGATGGACAGGACCCGGGCGGCGGCATTCGGCCTCGCACGGACAACGGCCTCTTGCCCCGTACGGTTCGCAATGGTGCGGACAGACGGACCAAGACCCCGGTAAAACCGGTGGCCGGTAGCAAATGTGAACAGGAACCTAGAACCTATGGCAACTTCTGCCAATCCGAGCCGCGACGATTTCGCGGCAATGCTCGACGAACAGCTCGGCGGCGCCGAGGGTGGCTTCGAAGGCCGCGTCGTCAAGGGCACCGTCACCGCCATCGAAAATGGCATGGCCATCGTCGATGTCGGCCTCAAGAGCGAAGGCCGCGTCGATCTCAAGGAATTCATGCGTGGTGAAGACGAGCACGGGCTCGAAGTCGGCAGCGAAGTCGAAGTCTTCGTCGACCGGGTCGAGAACGCAGACGGCGAAGCGATGCTCAGCCGCGACCGTGCCCGCCGCGAAGCCGCATGGGACAAGCTGGAAAGCGAATTCGGCGAAACCGCACGCGTCGAAGGCCGCATCTTCGGCCGCGTGAAGGGTGGCTTCACCGTCGATCTCGACGGTGCCGTGGCCTTCCTGCCCGGCAGCCAGGTCGACATCCGACCCGTGCGCGACGTCACCCCGCTGATGGACATGCCGCAGCCCTTCCAGATCCTGAAGATGGATCGTCGCCGCGGCAACATCGTCGTCTCGCGCCGTGCCATTCTCGAAGAAACGCGCGCCGAGCAGCGCAGCGAACTGATCGATAAGCTGAGCGAAGGCCAGGTCACCGATGGCGTGGTGAAGAACATCACCGATTACGGGGCCTTCGTGGACCTCGGCGGTATCGACGGCCTGCTCCATGTCACCGACATGAGCTATAAGCGCGTGAACCACCCCAGCGAGGTGATCGAGATCGGCCAGACCGTGACCGTGCAGATCGTCCGCATCAATGCCGAAACGCAGCGCATCTCGCTCGGCATGAAGCAGCTGGAAAGCGATCCATGGGAAGGCGTCGGCGCCAAGTATCCAGTCGGCGTGAAGGTCAACGGCACCGTCACCAACATCACCGAATACGGCGCTTTCGTGGAGCTGGAACCGGGCATCGAAGGCCTGGTCCACGTTTCCGAAATGAGCTGGACCAAGAAGAACGTCCACCCCGGCAAGATCGTCTCGACCAGCCAGGAAGTGGAAGTCATGGTGCTGGAAGTGGACGCCGAAAAGCGCCGCATCAGCCTTGGTCTGAAGCAGGCCCAGCGCAATCCGTGGGAAGAGTTCGCCGATGCGCATCCGGTCGGCTCGACCGTGACCGGCGAAGTCAAGAACGCTACCGAATTCGGTCTCTTCATCGGCCTGCCGGGCGACGTGGACGGCATGGTCCACATGTCTGACATCGCCTGGGGCATCTCGGGCGAGGACGCCCTCGCCCTGCACCGCAAGGGTGAGGAAGTCGAAGCCGTTGTTCTCGATGTCGACACCGACAAGGAGCGCATCAGCCTCGGCATGAAGCAGCTCGAAAAGGGTGCTCCGGCCGAAGGTGGAACGGGCGACAGCCTGCGTCGCGGCGAAGTCGTCACCGTCACTGTGCTCGAAGTCCGCGATGGCGGCCTCGAAGTGCAGGTGGGCGACGATGGTGCGACCGGCTTCATCAAGCGTTCGGACCTCGGCCGCGACCGTGACGAGCAGCGTCCCGATCGCTTCCAGACCGGCCAGAAGGTCGACGCGATGGTCACCGGTTTCGATCGTTCGAAGAAGCCCAACTTCTCCATCAAGGCGCACCAGATCGCCGAAGAGAAGGAAGCCGTTGCACAGTTCGGCAGCGCCGACAGTGGCGCTTCGCTCGGCGACATTCTTGGCGCCGCGCTGAAGAAGGATGAAAAGACCGACGAAGAGAAGAAGTAAGCTTTCTTCCTTTTGGAGGCATCAGGAAGGCCCGCTTGCCGGATCGGCAGGCGGGCCTTTCCTATATCTGCGCCAAGCGGTAAGTCTGCTCGCATGCCCACCGCCCATTGCCAATGCGGACAGTTGCGCGCCGAGATCGACGGCGAAGGTTCCGGCGTGATGTGCCACTGCAAGGCCTGCCAGCGCCGCACCGGATCGCCCTTCGGCCTGATGATCTACTACATGGCGGAGCAGGTCACGCTATCGGGCGAAGCAACCGAATACACCCGCAATGCCGATAGCGGCGATCCGCTCACCCATGGCTTCTGCCCCATTTGCGGCACGCCGCTCTACCTTCGCACCACGAAGCATCCCGGCGGCATCGGCGTCGCCATTGGCGCGCATGAAGGGCATTCGAGTGACTCGCCCGCGCGCTCCGTATTCGAAGAATGCATCCACCCTTGGATCACCGTTCCGCAGGAAACACAGCAATTCCCTCGCGGCAGGAAAGGCTGACATGGCGCTCGAAATCCACCAGTTCCCCTGTCTGTCCGACAATTACGGCTTTCTCGTCCACGACCCTTCCAGCGGCGAGACGACTTGCATCGATACACCCGATGGCGAGGAGTATCTGAAGCAGGCAGAGGCGAAGGGCTGGCGCATCACCGCCGTCTGGAACACCCATTGGCATCCGGACCATGCGGGTGGGAACGAGGCTATCGTGGAGGCAACAGGCGCCACGGTTATCGCTCCCGCGGAGGTCGAACGCATTTTCCCCATCGACCAGGTCTTGAGGCATGGCGATACAGTAAAACTCGGCGATCATGAAGCGGCGGTGATCGACGTATCCGGCCATACCAATGGCCACATCGCATTTCACTTGGCCGATGAAGGCATCGCCTTTGTCGGGGACTCGCTGTTCGCGCTGGGCTGCGGGCGAATGTTCGAAGGCCAGCCGGACCAATTCTGGGCGAGCCTCGAGCGGCTAAAGGCTCTACCCGCCGAAACGACGCTTTATTGCGCGCACGAATACACGCAGGCAAACGCCAAATTCGCGCTTCACGCCGATCCGGAGAACGATGCGCTCTCGTCCTATTCGGAGGAGATCGACGCGCGGCGTGAGGCGGGCGAACCGACCGTGCCATTCAAGCTGTCGCGCGAATTGCGTACCAATCCCTTCCTGCGCGCCGATGCGCCCGAGATGCAGGCGCGCTGGGGCGGAGACGCGCCGCACGAGACCTTCGCCGCGCTGAGAGCGGCGAAGGACGCGTTCTAGGCGTTGAGCCTCAGTCGTTCAGGACAAAGGTCACTTTCAGCGTGCATCGCCATTCGGTGATGGCGTTGTCGTTGACCGTGCATTTTATGTCGCTGACCCAGACGCCGGTGATGCCGTTCAAGGTTTTCGAAGCGCGCGCCACGCCGGATTTGACGGCATCCTCGATCCCGACGGCGGAGGAGGAAATGATTTCGGTGACTTTGGCGACGGACATGCGTGCTCTCCCATAGCGGTGGATGTTTGTCCAACCAGCCGATGAGCACCGCAAATGTTCCGAAATCGAGCCGAGCCTCAGTGGCTCAGAGCTTGCCGATCACCTCATCCGCCAGCGCGCGGTCGGCGGCGGCATCGTGGTTCTTGGCGATAAGCTTGGCAGCGGCGGCAGTCGACGCGTCGGCAGCCTTGGCACGCAGCTCTGCCAGAGCCTGGCGCTCGGCAGCGGCGATCTTGTCCTGCGCCATACGCTCCCGACGCGCGATCATCGCGGCGGTATCATCCTTCGCCTTGGCGACGATGCCATCGGCTTCGCGCCGGGCATTGTCGAGCATGGCTTCGGCGTCCTTCTCCGCTCCGGAGACTTTGGCGGCATATTCCTCGCGAAGTTTCTCTGCCTCGGCGCGCAGCTGCTTTGCCTCTTCGAGATTGTCGCGGATCGCCTTGATCTTGTTGTCGAGGCCGCCGGCGATGATCTTGTGCACCTTCGCACCGAAGAACGCGATCAGAAGTAGGACAGCCATCGCGATGGCGACCCACTGGTAAGGCTCGAGGCCCAGCAGAGAGGGCTCGAGATGCTTGCCGGCCTCGCCGTCATCGATCGTGACGGCGACACCCTGCTCCGCCACATCGGTAGCGATGACTTCGGGCAGGTCGGCGGTCTGGGTCTGCGGATTAGCCACGGCTCATCGCCTCCTGAACTGCCGAGCGCGCGGCAGTCTGCGTTACCGAAATGTTGGCCAGGCGCTGGGCGATGTCCTGCGCGGCTTCGGCAGCGACGGCTTCGATCTCGGCAGCAGCTTCGGCGCGGCTCGCTTCGATGCGGGCCTCCGCCTCGGTCAGCTGCGTGTCGATACCGGCCTGCACCTTGGCAAGGCGCTTTTCTGTCGAGGCCTGGGCCTTCGCCTTGGCTTCGTTCACGAGCGCCTGCGCCCGCTCCCGATTGGCGTTTTCGCGCTGACGCCAGTCTTCTTCCGCCTTGTCGGCGGCGTCTCTGGCGGCCTGCGCGGCGGCCAGATCGTCGGCGATCTGCTTGTCGCGCATACCTACGGTATCCATGACGCGCGGCACCATGCCCCGCCCGACGACGAAGAACACGAAGCCGAAAGTCACCAGCAGCCAGAACAGCTGGCTGGACCAGATTTCGGCCATTTGGGCTATCTGAGGCATGGACGGATTCCGCCTGTCGGTGCGAGGTCAGTCTTGAAACCGGCCGAACGCGTATCGCCCGACCGGAAGGATCGTCAGACGAAGAGGATGATCATCGCCACGACGAAGGCCAGCAGGCCGAGAAGCTCGGCAGCGGCGAAGCCGATGAACAGACGGCCCTGCTGGCCGTCCGCAGCACCCGGATTGCGCAGCGCGCTTTCGAGGAACGAGCCGAAAACGTTACCGACGCCCAGCGCGGCCATGCCGGCGCCGATTGCCGCGAGACCGGCACCAACCATCTTGGCAGCTTCGAGATCCATGAGAATTTCCTTTCGAGGTAAACTTGTAAGCGATTGAAGAGAGTGAACTTAGTGCAGGTTCTCGGCGTCGTTGATGTAGAGCGACGAGAGCAGCGCAAAGACGTAGGCCTGGATACCGGCAACGAGGATTTCCAGCGCGGAAATACCGATCATCAGGATGAAGCTGGGCACGCCGACGAGGACGCCGAAACCCGCGCCCGCATTCCAGCCATCGATGACGAAGCCGGACAGTACCTTGAGCAGCACGTGCCCCGCCATCATGGCGACGAACAGGCGCAGTGCCAGGCTGAAGGGGCGCACGAGGAAGGAGATCAGCTCGATCGGGAAGAGGATCGGGATCATCGGCAGCGGCGTGCCATGCGGCACAAACAGGCTGAAGAAGTGAAAACCGTGCTTCCAGAAGCCCACGATCAGAACGATGGAGAAGCTGATGATCGCCAGCACGCCCGTTACGGTGAAGTGGCTGGTGAAGGTGAAAGGGTGCACGCCGACAAGGCCGACAGGCAGCAGGCCGAGCAGGTTGGCAAAGAGGATGAACATGAACAGGCTGAAGATATAGGGCACGTATTTGCGCCCCTCCTTGCCGATATTCGCGTCCAGCATATCCTCGATGAAGCCGGTAAAGCTCTCCACCGTCATCTGCCAGCGACCGGGCACCAGTTCGCGCTTCATGCCGCCGAGCATGAACACGAAGAGGACCACTGC contains:
- the aroA gene encoding 3-phosphoshikimate 1-carboxyvinyltransferase produces the protein MSHSNPPSPRRFTSAGPLTGRIAVPGDKSVSHRSLMLGALAVGETRVTGLLEGEDVLATATAMRAMGATITRDDDGTWSIHGVGVGSLLQPEQALDMGNSGTSTRLLMGLVASHPIRAVFTGDASLSKRPMERVIEPLSQMGANFEASPGGTLPLMLRGISPAVPLTYRLPVASAQVKSAILLAGLNTAGITTVIEPVPTRDHSERMLRGFGAKLEVGEENGERVIALHGEADLQPQAIAVPGDPSSAAFFAVAALLVPGSDLLIENVGLNPTRAALFDVLRDMGGRIDELDRREVGGEPVADLRVRHSPLTGVEVDPAVAPAMIDEFPILFVAAALAQGKTTTRDLEELRVKESDRLAAMAAALTLAGARVEEYGDGLVIEGTGGDPLPGTADATAIATHLDHRIAMSMAVAGLASRNGVEVDDVSPIATSFPTFERLLAEAGA
- a CDS encoding CBU_0592 family membrane protein, whose translation is MTEQIDIYSLIGFVGTACIIGAYFYLTAVEKPNPLILHGTNLTGAALLTISLLVHTNWPSLVLEGFWAAIAIWGLAKWWRGRNRIREGARKA
- a CDS encoding GFA family protein, yielding MPTAHCQCGQLRAEIDGEGSGVMCHCKACQRRTGSPFGLMIYYMAEQVTLSGEATEYTRNADSGDPLTHGFCPICGTPLYLRTTKHPGGIGVAIGAHEGHSSDSPARSVFEECIHPWITVPQETQQFPRGRKG
- a CDS encoding TIGR02300 family protein, which encodes MAKAEWGTKRTCPKCGERFYDLGKEDPVTCIECGNEWTPEPVLKSKQPIPFEEEKKDEKKEADSDLADDDLEDIDEDDDSPDNDVDLGGDDDLGVDTAEKGKEEDDS
- a CDS encoding F0F1 ATP synthase subunit A, encoding MAAETAKVDPMYQFTVEPLVGADWNIAGYNIAYTNSALWMTITAVVLFVFMLGGMKRELVPGRWQMTVESFTGFIEDMLDANIGKEGRKYVPYIFSLFMFILFANLLGLLPVGLVGVHPFTFTSHFTVTGVLAIISFSIVLIVGFWKHGFHFFSLFVPHGTPLPMIPILFPIELISFLVRPFSLALRLFVAMMAGHVLLKVLSGFVIDGWNAGAGFGVLVGVPSFILMIGISALEILVAGIQAYVFALLSSLYINDAENLH
- the gloB gene encoding hydroxyacylglutathione hydrolase, which translates into the protein MALEIHQFPCLSDNYGFLVHDPSSGETTCIDTPDGEEYLKQAEAKGWRITAVWNTHWHPDHAGGNEAIVEATGATVIAPAEVERIFPIDQVLRHGDTVKLGDHEAAVIDVSGHTNGHIAFHLADEGIAFVGDSLFALGCGRMFEGQPDQFWASLERLKALPAETTLYCAHEYTQANAKFALHADPENDALSSYSEEIDARREAGEPTVPFKLSRELRTNPFLRADAPEMQARWGGDAPHETFAALRAAKDAF
- a CDS encoding F0F1 ATP synthase subunit C, with the translated sequence MDLEAAKMVGAGLAAIGAGMAALGVGNVFGSFLESALRNPGAADGQQGRLFIGFAAAELLGLLAFVVAMIILFV
- a CDS encoding dodecin family protein, with product MSVAKVTEIISSSAVGIEDAVKSGVARASKTLNGITGVWVSDIKCTVNDNAITEWRCTLKVTFVLND
- a CDS encoding ATPase → MPQIAQMAEIWSSQLFWLLVTFGFVFFVVGRGMVPRVMDTVGMRDKQIADDLAAAQAARDAADKAEEDWRQRENANRERAQALVNEAKAKAQASTEKRLAKVQAGIDTQLTEAEARIEASRAEAAAEIEAVAAEAAQDIAQRLANISVTQTAARSAVQEAMSRG
- a CDS encoding DUF962 domain-containing protein → MSDIARTLADYGEYHRDHRNVLTHAAGVPMIVLALEVLMARPAFAMPLLGIEATPALIVSALAAFWYLQLDFKMGLLMTVLLAIFYAVGRQIAEVSTLAWLGGGVALFVVGWLFQFVGHHYEGRKPAFLDDLRSFLVGPLFMVAEGLFALGLAPGLRREVKAREAS
- the rpsA gene encoding 30S ribosomal protein S1, which codes for MATSANPSRDDFAAMLDEQLGGAEGGFEGRVVKGTVTAIENGMAIVDVGLKSEGRVDLKEFMRGEDEHGLEVGSEVEVFVDRVENADGEAMLSRDRARREAAWDKLESEFGETARVEGRIFGRVKGGFTVDLDGAVAFLPGSQVDIRPVRDVTPLMDMPQPFQILKMDRRRGNIVVSRRAILEETRAEQRSELIDKLSEGQVTDGVVKNITDYGAFVDLGGIDGLLHVTDMSYKRVNHPSEVIEIGQTVTVQIVRINAETQRISLGMKQLESDPWEGVGAKYPVGVKVNGTVTNITEYGAFVELEPGIEGLVHVSEMSWTKKNVHPGKIVSTSQEVEVMVLEVDAEKRRISLGLKQAQRNPWEEFADAHPVGSTVTGEVKNATEFGLFIGLPGDVDGMVHMSDIAWGISGEDALALHRKGEEVEAVVLDVDTDKERISLGMKQLEKGAPAEGGTGDSLRRGEVVTVTVLEVRDGGLEVQVGDDGATGFIKRSDLGRDRDEQRPDRFQTGQKVDAMVTGFDRSKKPNFSIKAHQIAEEKEAVAQFGSADSGASLGDILGAALKKDEKTDEEKK
- the cmk gene encoding (d)CMP kinase, coding for MIITVDGPTASGKGTIAKALAARFGLPHLDTGLLYRAVGWQVMRNDGDPDNADDALAACDFPDELLTEPELRSEATGGLASQVSIHPAVREALFTRQRAFATQAGGAVLDGRDIGTVIAPDADVKLYVTASVEARAERRFAEMRDAGREVTLHDMIADLTARDERDTNRKDAPLTVAPDAMLIDTTSLGKDAAIAAAVDAVKAALS